Proteins encoded in a region of the Onychostoma macrolepis isolate SWU-2019 chromosome 20, ASM1243209v1, whole genome shotgun sequence genome:
- the riox1 gene encoding ribosomal oxygenase 1, whose translation MERKHMSALSIYQSLSGGTKPQVQAKSPPAKKIKRKENGIQPNKKFNKKKRMRPLKSSMRLSSSGKEKSEAEKDCETHNGEGFDSPAVDALLTDLAKVNNSRDRANRLFQWLIHPVQDKSFFRDNWEKKPILIQRQNPDYYKGFFSTAEFDRILRKDNVQYGVNLDVTSYTDGKRETHNPPGRALPYTVWDFYESGCSLRMLNPQAFSSTVWQVLSILQEKFGSMAGANVYLTPAGTQGFAPHYDDIEAFILQLEGKKHWRLYNPRSKDEVLPLVSSPNFSQNEIGQPIMDVVLEAGDLLYFPRGFIHQGDCLPDAHSLHVTVSSFQRNSWGDLLLKLMPAALEIAMEEDVEFRKGLPLDYLQFMGVQNSEKEDPRRDKFIAHVEGLMKKLVSFAPVDAAVDQKARVFLHDCLPPVLSAEEKASSVYGAPARWGDGEALDVTVQLKGQTQIRLVRAGAARLCGDGETVSLFYTTENSRVYHKEESKSIEMKAEHIDAMEFLIHSYPKFISVASLPCETMEAKMSLAELLFEKGLIHTAE comes from the exons ATGGAAAGAAAACACATGTCCGCATTATCTATTTATCAGTCATTATCAGGAGGGACAAAACCACAAGTTCAG GCTAAGTCTCCGCCAGCAAAGAAAATCAAAAGGAAGGAGAATGGCATCCAACCAAACAAGAAattcaataaaaagaaaagaatgagACCTCTGAAGTCCAGCATGAGGCTCAGCAGCAGTGGAAAGGAGAAATCTGAGGCC GAGAAGGACTGTGAGACACATAACGGTGAAGGATTTGACAGTCCAGCTGTTGATGCGCTCCTAACAGATCTGGCGAAGGTCAACAACAGCAGAGATAGAGCCAACAGGTTGTTCCAGTGGCTTATTCACCCAGTCCAAGACAAGAGCTTCTTCAG AGATAATTGGGAGAAGAAACCGATTCTGATCCAACGACAGAATCCAGACTATTACAAAGGATTCTTTTCGACGGCTGAGTTTGACCGCATCTTAAGAAAA GATAACGTGCAGTATGGAGTGAATCTGGATGTGACGAGCTACACAGATGGAAAAAGAGAGACGCACAATCCTCCAGGAAGAGCGTTACCATACACTGTGTGGGATTTTTATGAG AGTGGCTGTTCTCTCAGAATGCTCAATCCTCAAGCGTTTTCCTCCACTGTGTGGCAAGTGCTCTCTATTCTTCAGGAGAAGTTTGGCAGTATGGCGGGTGCAAACGT ATACCTGACACCAGCGGGGACGCAGGGTTTTGCTCCTCACTATGACGATATAGAGGCGTTCATTTTGCAGTTGGAGGGCAAAAAGCACTGGAGATTGTACAACCCTCG ATCTAAAGATGAAGTGTTGCCACTAGTGTCTAGTC CTAATTTCAGTCAGAATGAGATCGGGCAGCCCATCATGGACGTGGTGCTGGAAGCTGGTGATCTGCTGTATTTTCCTCGTGGCTTCATTCATCAGGGCGACTGTCTGCCTGATGCTCATTCGCTGCACGTCACCGTCTCCTCCTTCCAGAGGAACAGCTGGGGAGATCTGCTCCTCAAA TTGATGCCAGCAGCTCTGGAGATCGCGATGGAGGAAGACGTTGAGTTCAGGAAGGGACTGCCTCTCGATTACCTTCAGTTCATGGGAGTTCAGAACTCTGAGAAG GAAGACCCACGAAGAGACAAATTCATTGCACACGTTGAGGGCCTGATGAAGAAACTGGTCAGTTTTGCGCCAGTCGATGCTGCCGTGGATCAGAAAGCCAGAGTCTTCCTGCACGACTGCCTTCCACCGGTGCTGAGCGCTG agGAGAAGGCCAGCAGTGTGTACGGGGCTCCTGCTCGATGGGGAGACGGTGAGGCCCTCGATGTGACTGTTCAACTGAAGGGCCAAACCCAAATCAGACTCGTGCGGGCTGGAGCTGCAAG GTTGTGCGGCGATGGAGAAACAGTCTCTCTTTTTTACACTACTGAGAACTCCAGAGTCTATCATAAAGAAGAGTCCAAGAGCATCGAGATGAAAGCAGAG cacattGATGCCATGGAGTTTCTGATTCATTCATATCCCAAGTTTATTTCTGTGGCCAGTTTACCATGCGAGACAATGGAGGCTAAG ATGTCTCTGGCTGAGCTGCTCTTTGAGAAGGGACTGATCCACAcagctgaataa
- the LOC131527046 gene encoding NADH dehydrogenase [ubiquinone] 1 beta subcomplex subunit 1-like produces MVNFAAAIREHWVNILVPLGFVIGVYLDRWNDQKLTAFRNKSALYSRELKPGEEYTWK; encoded by the exons ATGGTGAACTTCGCAGCAGCGATTCGTGAGCACTGGGTCAATATTCTGGTTCCTCTGGGTTTCGTCATCGGGGTTTATCTGGACCGATGGAATGACCAGAAACTCACAGCATTCAGGAACAAGAGTGCTTTATACAGCAG GGAACTGAAGCCTGGTGAGGAATACACCTGGAAGTGA
- the cpsf2 gene encoding cleavage and polyadenylation specificity factor subunit 2: MTSIIKLTALSGVQEESALCYLLQVDEFRFLLDCGWDESFSMDIIDSLKRYTHQVDAVLLSHPDHLHLGALPYAVGKLGLNCTIYATIPVYKMGQMFMYDLYQSRHNTEDFTLFTLDDVDSAFDKIQQLKYSQIVNLKGKGHGLSITPLPAGHMIGGTIWKIVKDGEEEIIYAVDFNHKREIHLNGCSLETISRPSLLITDSFNASYVQPRRKQRDEQLLTNVMETLRGDGNVLIAVDTAGRVLELAQLLDQIWRTKDAGLGVYSLALLNNVSYNVVEFSKSQVEWMSDKLMRCFEDKRNNPFQFRHLSLCHSLSDLSRVPSPKVVLCSQPDLEAGFSRELFIQWCQDAKNSVILTYRTTPGTLGRYLIDNPGEKRIELEIRKRCRLEGRELEEYMEKEKMKKEAAKKLEQAKEVDMDSSDESDLDDDLEQPAVVKTKHHDLMMKGEGGRKGSFFKQAKKSYPMFPTHEERIKWDEYGEIIRPEEFLVPELQATEEEKSKLESGLTNGEEPMEQDLSDVPTKCTSTTQTLDIRARVMYIDYEGRSDGDSIKKIINQMKPRQLIIVHGPPEASQDLAESCKAFSGKDIKVYTPKLQETVDATSETHIYQVRLKDSLVSSLQFCKAKDTELAWIDGVLDMRVEKVDTGVVAEMGDAKEETEDGEPAMDVTPDLTTEPSTAANQRAMKTLFGEDDREISEESDVIPTLEPLPTNEVPGHQSVFINEPRLSDFKQVLLREGIQAEFVGGVLVCNNLVAVRRTEAGRICLEGCYCDDYYRIRELLYQQYAVV, from the exons ATGACGTCCATCATCAAGCTGACGGCTCTTTCTGGAGTCCAGGAGGAATCGGCTCTATGTTACCTGTTACAGGTGGATGAGTTCCGCTTCCTGCTGGACTGTGGCTGGGATGAAAGTTTCTCCATGGACATCATAGATTCCCTGAAGCG GTATACCCATCAGGTGGATGCAGTGCTGCTCTCTCACCCCGATCATCTGCATCTGGGTGCTTTACCGTACGCTGTGGGCAAGCTGGGGCTCAACTGCACCATCTACGCCACCATCCCCGTCTACAAGATGGGCCAGATGTTCATGTACGATCTCTATCAG TCTCGACACAACACAGAAGATTTCACTCTGTTCACACTGGATGACGTCGATTCAGCTTTTGACAAAATCCAGCAGCTGAAATACTCTCAGATTGTCAACCTGAAAG GAAAAGGTCACGGTCTGTCCATCACACCACTTCCTGCGGGCCACATGATCGGTGGCACTATCTGGAAAATAGTGAAGGACGGAGAGGAGGAGATCATCTATGCTGTGGATTTCAACCACAAGAGGGAGAT TCATCTGAACGGCTGCTCCCTGGAGACCATCAGCAGACCGTCTCTCCTCATCACAGACTCCTTCAACGCCTCGTACGTTCAGCCTCGCAGGAAACAACGTGACGAGCAACTGCTCA CCAATGTCATGGAGACCCTCCGCGGCGACGGGAACGTGCTGATCGCCGTGGATACGGCTGGACGAGTGCTGGAACTGGCTCAGCTCCTGGATCAGATCTGGAGGACCAAAGATGCAGGATTGGGCGTTTACTCGCTCGCCCTGCTCAACAACGTCAGCTACAACGTGGTGGAGTTCTCAAAGTCCCAG GTCGAGTGGATGAGCGATAAACTGATGCGATGCTTCGAGGACAAGAGGAACAACCCTTTTCAGTTCCGCCACCTGTCGCTCTGTCACAGCCTGTCCGATCTGTCCCGTGTGCCCAGCCCGAAGGTGGTTCTGTGCAGCCAACCCGATCTGGAGGCCGGCTTCTCACGGGAGCTCTTCATACAGTGGTGCCAGGATGCCAAGAACTCAGTCATCCTCACCTACAGGACCACACCGGGAACTCTGGGCCGCTACCTCATAGACAACCCGGGGGAGAAGAGGATCGAGCTGGAG ATAAGAAAACGTTGCCGACTGGAAGGACGAGAACTAGAGGAATACATGGAGAAAGAGAAAATGAAGAAAGAGGCTGCCAAAAAACTGGAGCAGGCAAAAGA GGTGGACATGGACTCGAGCGATGAGAGCGATTTGGACGATGATCTGGAGCAGCCGGCGGTGGTGAAGACCAAACATCACGACCTGATGATGAAGGGCGAGGGCGGGAGGAAGGGCAGCTTCTTCAAACAGGCCAAAAAGTCCTACCCCATGTTCCCTACACAtgaggagcgaatcaaatgggACGAGTACGGCGAAATCATCAG GCCCGAGGAGTTTCTGGTTCCAGAGCTCCAGGCCACAGAAGAAGAGAAGAGCAAACTGGAGTCTGGATTGACTAACGGAGAGGAGCCGATGGAGCAGGACCTGTCCGACGTTCCCACCAAATGCACCAGCACCACACAAACGCTAGACATCAG AGCTCGAGTCATGTACATCGATTACGAGGGCCGTTCTGACGGGGACTCCATTAAGAAGATCATAAACCAGATGAAACCCAGACAGCTAATCATCGTTCACGGGCCGCCTGAGGCCAGCCAGGACCTGGCCGAGTCCTGCAAGGCCTTCAGCGGAAAAGACATCAAAGTTTACACGCCAAAACTGCAGGAGACGGTGGACGCCACCAGCGAGACCCACATTTACCAG GTCAGACTGAAGGACTCGTTGGTCAGTTCGCTGCAGTTCTGTAAAGCCAAAGACACAGAGCTGGCCTGGATCGATGGCGTTCTGGACATGCGGGTGGAGAAAGTGGACACGGGTGTCGTCGCAGAGATGGGAGACGCCAAAGAGGAGACAGAGGACGGAGAGCCGGCCATGGATGTCACGCCGGACCTGACGACTGAGCCCAGCACCGCTGCTAACCAGCGGGCCATGAAGACTCTGTTTGGAGAGGACGACCGGGAGATTTCAGAGGAGAGCGACGTCATTCCCACGCTGGAGCCGCTGCCTACTAATGAG GTCCCGGGTCATCAGTCTGTGTTCATCAACGAGCCTCGCCTGTCGGACTTTAAGCAGGTTCTGCTGCGTGAAGGGATCCAGGCCGAGTTTGTGGGCGGAGTTCTGGTGTGTAATAATCTGGTGGCTGTCAGGAGG ACGGAAGCGGGCCGCATTTGTCTAGAAGGCTGCTATTGTGATGACTACTACAGGATTCGTGAGCTGTTGTATCAGCAGTACGCTGTAGTTTAA